The region GTGTTGGTTGTGTAATGCTTGTGCGTAGCCGAAAGGTTGCGTATAGGTATGTAGTGATCAGCATCGGCTGTAGCGTAGATCATTACGGGCTCTCTTCATTTTCCCGCTATGAAACTTTCTTCCTTTTGTGGTATAATGTCCTTGCGTTGACAAACTTGTCCCGAAAGGAGGAACATCGATGGTCATTGACAAGAGCATGAGCATCGTAGATGTGGTTCAGAAATACCCGAAAACCGTGGAGGTTTTCCGCAGCTACGGTATGGGTTGCCTGGGCTGCGCCGCCGCCCGCTTCGAGAATATCGAACAGGGCGCGACCGCGCACGGCATCGACGTTGAGGCGCTGATCGCCGACCTGAACAAGGCGACGAGCGAGGGCTGCGGCGGCGGATGCTGCAACTGCGGCAGCTGATAAGGCGAACGAAAAAACAGGGTGATTAACCCTGTTTTTTTTTTTTTTGCGTTTTTTATGCCTTCATCATCGGCAGCAGTTCGCGGTATTCCTTTTCCAGCCTGGCGGCTTCTTCCTTGTCCCCGGTCA is a window of Selenomonadales bacterium 4137-cl DNA encoding:
- a CDS encoding DUF1858 domain-containing protein codes for the protein MVIDKSMSIVDVVQKYPKTVEVFRSYGMGCLGCAAARFENIEQGATAHGIDVEALIADLNKATSEGCGGGCCNCGS